The window TCCTCAGATGCATCTTGTAGTTTGTTCCGCAGACCTTTTGCATGATCAACTAGACAATTTTCTGTATACACGAAAAGGTTTTGAAATTTTCAGAATGTATCAACTTGGGGTAGAAAAGAGTATTGATTTATGTTTCACCTGAATCCAGAAGTTTGGAGATGAAATGTTCTTTTTTCTTCAACACTAACACAACTTCCCTATGTTTTTCTTGAATATCTAACAACGCCTTGTTACTGTTTTCCAAATTTGCCTGAAATACAAAGGTTATAAGACACTACAGATTATGTTTATGTCCATGAGTTCACAACTTGTTGCATACCTTGCAATCTTTAAGATCACTTTCCAAATTCAACCTCTTTTCTTGTTCACTTTCGTAGAGCTCACGATATCTATTTACTTCCTGCATTCAAAAACGATATTCATTGATCAGTAATGCATTTAGTATCACACAAAAGTATAGAAGTTATTGAATTTGATTGTTGTCTTAGGCCTATCTTGTGTGATACAACAAGCTGTAAGTGGCAAGTTTTACCCATTTAGTTAAAATAGGTTGATTCAGGTATATTATATCTCTAATGGAGTACCGGATATAAAttaccggggctagggttccccccATTACCCTTAATGTCACGGGCCAAATGGGGTAAACTGGTCAAATCATCTTGTATTTTGAATCCATAAAATTTACAACAACATTGTATtcaaaaactaaattataactAAAATACTTTATATTTAGTCATATGTACAGAAAAAATCCCAGATCAACCTGACCCAGCCCATTAGGGCATACCAAATATCGTCTGACCCACTACTGTTGCGACCCTGTGACATGTGAGCAATAAGACAGAAGAAAGAACTACTGGTACCTTATCACTGATGTTTAGATCAATCTCCAGTTGCTCTATCTTTTCATTCTTCAACTGTAAAGGAGATAAAATCATTAACTTGCCTCGTCTAGATAAAAGATACTTTTGACCATGAACTTTGGTAATGAAATGTAAGGCAGGTTTAAGAAGGAAATTCCTTAAGGGATAGATGCAATGTTTAAGCATATGGGAAATTGAGTAATCAAGGCTTTTTGCTTCTATAAGCAAAACTGTGAGTGCGTCCAATGTGTCTCAAATGCTTCTATtttatcatttatcataatgtgGAAAGTTATTCAACAAATTTACAACGAGCAAAAAGGTAACGTGTTTTAAGGCTTCCATAGGCACATACCTTCTTTTCAGCTTCATCCTGTGCAAATCTTTCATGTGGAATATAGACACCATTCTTTTCCCTAGCTGCTCGAAGATCTGCTTAGATTGAATACAAAAAATATTCATATGTAGCCTTACCAGAATTCTTAATCACGAATATTATCATTATACCAGTATGAATCAATTGTCAAACCTTGTTTCATTTTCTCAATTTCCAAATACATATCTTTGAGCAGCATAGCTTTGGACATCTTCTGATTTGCCTgcaataatatatattgattgaaATTCAGGTAaggttatatatacataataatgtAAACAAAATTGAGACAATAGATGTTATCCAAACTGACCTCTGGCTTGTTCTTGATGTTTTTAGCACGGTGTGCATAATCTAGAGTGCTCAATGTTTCTTCTAGACAATGAGCAGATGGAGAAACCGTTGCAATGATGCAAGTTTTGGTCTTTCCACCAAGTGAATCCCTTAGCAGCCTTGTCAGCTTACTATCCCTGCGCGTTGCAACATACAGAAAAGTTAGCAAAAGCAGGACAAGTATGTGTGGTGGTAACTTCGATCTATTTACATATGAACAGATCGACCTGCTAATCCATTATTTAACCCGTGTTACCCACCCATCTGGCTACCTAGACGAATGTGCTTCATGAAGGAGTAGTTTCTTTATGCCAGGTattagtttagtgctaaaaaagTTATCAGAAATATCATCAACACAAACCTATAAGGCACATGACCAGAATGTTCAACCAGTGCATTAATGACGCGGCCCAATGTGAGCAAGCTCTTGTTTATTTCCCCAGCTTCCCGTGCTCTACCCTACAATAGAGAAAAATTCTATtttcatcaatatcaataaaaGAATGTAGAATGTAAGCCTTTTCTAGTGATAATACGATTCATCAGTTTTCCTTACATCTCGGGCACCTGAGCGAGAAATATTTTCTGATCCTGCTAAATCAACAAGATTAAGCTTTCCATATTTAATGAGCTCCTCACTACCAATAGTTGCTTGTTTGATATGTACAGTTATTGTAAAGACTGAATGAGAACGACTGCAAGAAAAAATAACTGTACTTAGCAACAAATAGTATATCTCTAACAACGGAAATGAAAATTCTGGCCTTCTGGGTGGCAACTTTAGACCCACTTACAGATAAATGTTGTCAATTTGATAATTTTGTATTTAGATAAGTTATATACTACTGTTATAGTAATATAGTTTGTCGGTGGCCTGACATTTTCTGAACCATTATCCAACCACCCGTCTGACTCACTCATATTGCCACCTTTACTGAAAATCAAGTACACGAACAAGTCTACCTGCTTCGCTTGTTTAATAAGGTGTCTGCTGTTCGTCTTTTGGCTGCACCTCGTTCCAAgagattatatatatcattggcACTGTATACAGCTTCTTCTTCCAAACCTCTTACAAGTACACAGCCTTTCCCATCTTCCATCAACGAAATGGGCTTCTTTTGCCTCTCCTCAAAAGATCTGGAGTAGTCTTCTGTGGTAAGAAGATCTACTATTTCTTCATTGTAAAGTTCCAAGAAAGTAACCTTCATACTATAATCAGCATTCTGAGCCTCTAATGTATCAAAAATTTGCCGAACTGCTCTTGGAATTACTCCAGCCTCAGCAGGCAACTCTCCACCCTTAAATTAAAGTAACTCAATCAACAAGACAATAAAATCAAGTAAATTGTTACTATGCCATTAGAAGTATACAACAAGTGGTGACCGACTATCTACGTGTGAGTAAATCAGTAGACAAGGGCCAATAAAATAAAGTGTACTCTTACTATGACATACGGTATCCGACTATCTGCATAAAGCCAGGCTATCTATATGTGAATACTTAAGTTAATATGTGATTACTATTTATATGAGATTACTTTAAGTAAATAGTCTCTATGTCACAAGGTATATGCAAAATAGTCTTAAATTCGTAACTACCTTATTTCTCATTCCTCCCTCCATGGTATATGTTTTTCCCGTCCCAGTCTGTCCATATGCAAAGACCGTGCAGTTGAAGCCCTCGAGAACTTCATTTACAATAGGAAAAATCGCTTGGTCATATATTGATCTTTGCTGTGCTTTAGGCCCAAAAACCTGCAAAGTGATCGCATAAGTTAGCTGTTCAAATCACAAAAATCATTATAGTAGCAAAAGGGTAACCGATATACCTTGTCAAAGGTAAACATTTTGTCCACTTGCTTGTTAGCAACATTCTGCAATATCGATACTTCTCTTTTGTGCTCATTACAAGTTATTACCTTTGGTACATTGCACTTTTGTTCTTCATCACTTAACGGCCTATACATACAATTAAAGTCATGTTATTATCGATATAACATTAGCTCTCGATATTCAAACATCCACAATACATAGCTACGCTTACAACTATACTGATTTAGCACTACCTTAACTCGTTTATCCCATAAATGACAcacaaaaaacaataaaattgaTGGAATGAGAACCAAATTTCTCATACAAAGTTAAAAATTGCGACATGTGAGATACTTTTTATTCTGTATCGTGCAAATTTGGCACATCCAAATAAATGCATACGAGTATACACAAGTATCTACCTTTTAAAACAATCCATATTTGTAATCAACAGTCACACTATAAACCGACTAAATTTCAGCAAATAAGtctgtaataaataaataaataaatacatcaaGAAAATGTAACAAATTTACATAAATTATGACAGATCCTCAAAATAGTATATagaataaaacaaaagatatttgtatatataagtaaaaaatgaaatacCTGCATCGAAGCAAAACTTGGATATTAACTTCACCGCGATCTTTATCGTTTTTATTGGAAGAACCCCAATCGATACTTCTCGAATCAACAGGACGTCTACGTTCTGGTCTCGGAGTATAAAACGGCAACGGGGCAGCCCCCATTCCGACACCTACTTTTCCGCTATGATCCGGAGTCATTGAACTTGTACTTCTTTtataatccatatatatataaaccctaaaaacacaaacacacacaaaaaaaactatatcaaaaacaatcaatcaagattaataataaataaagaaaaaaggaacAAACTGTTTACCTAGTACTGGACAAAAAATATAGATTcaaattgtgtgtgtgtgttaggtTGAAAATGGGTATGTTTTGAGTTTTTGGATGTAACGGCTACAAAAGACGGTGAGGGGGTGTATTTATTTGACAAATGGAGGCCaattttttcttgtaaaaatattcaaaattaaggCGCCTTGCCACTATGAACGGGTCGGATtactatttacttttttttctcaaacataataaagtttttgaagaccctttttttgttattattattttctagcTACAAAACTCAGTTTTACATTTTCTAACTATAAAAAAGTCTTTTGGCtaagggttttgttagtgacagcccttagggttgtcagtaaaaactaattgggtgcattaaaatttgtattttgctgttagaaaaatcaatgggcgatttttaatatataatgtacaagttttttaagcatgtaatgtGAGGGTTTTGTTAGTTTCGTTCTTTGGCAACATGTTTTTATTCAAGcaaaataacacaaaataatTTTGCTTATCATAAATGTCGACGTTAGATTTTCTCTAATGGTGATATTCAAATAGTTGTATATCGTTCATTCGTTCTAGTCAAAAAcctaagttataaaaataaaataccggGTCGAAAATtattacaaacacaaaaactTACATTGATTTTGTAAGATGTACAAATAACTTTGAATACATGTATAACACCACAAGGTTACTGTTAATAAAACTACTGGACATAAAATTAAAGCTAAGAACCAATGAGGTATATTAAGGATTTCAATTAGGTATTTCTTCAAACATTTGATATTTAAATTTCAGATTTAAACAATATTGATTTCTTTAGACGTATATTAATTGAAGAGAATTTATAGAACCGTGACATTTCTTGCTAAACACAATTTAGCATTTGTGGATCAAATGAGAGCCATATTAAAATAGCAATGGAGTTTTTTGGGTTTAATCAAgatgttaaaagaaataactCCTCGCCCCTGGTGTTGCAAGAATTAAGGATCAAACCCATAATTCTGTCTCAAAAGACAAATGTGTTAACTAATTGTTTCAAGCCTTGTTTACTTGTttgatcaaaatgtttttaatacGTACCTTATTATTAAAGGGCATATGTGATGTGTTACAAATGATAACATCCATTTATATTATCTTGAATACAGCATTTAAATAAGCTGATACTCTAACTTGCTCGTgttattaaaatcaaaaaatcattGATTGCAAGTAAAGTTTAGTGATACTTAATTGTACAGTTGGTTATTATAATCACATTATATATTGAGAGATGTGAATAACATTTTAATGTTACACACGATGAATTAAGACCTTTTTGATTTAGATATTGTtgatgtgtggataacatcaaGAAATGCAAAAATATATTCCTCAATCCATTCTATACTTTGCAAAAATATAACATCAAGAAATGGTTTAAACTTTCAACAACTTAACTACCCTTGTAAAATACGTTACATGACCACATTTGCAATGGATTGCCAATTCCATTTCCAAACACTTGAACCAGGCCCAATAGTTACACACAATAAGCCcattcaccttaaaaaaaaatatcttcatcaaaatgaaaaaagcaaaaagaaaaagaaatctcGAAACACACGTCACGTGCAACTAAAGAGACGCATCACGTGCCAACAACTAACTAACCATGGTCAACATTTTAACTGAACCCTAATTACTTTCCCTCctgatcatcatctctttccATTTTCCCCCTTTTCTCAATTTAGGGTTCTTCATTTACAAAAATTTCACAATACAAAATTCACATACAATCAataaatatctatttatatctatatattatttattatatatgactatatctatatgtatcgaaatatcaatttgataaTTCGCGTAACGTGATGGAGACACAGAGAATTATGGAATTTCCACATAAAATTATGGATAAAAGGCCGAGAAAACGACCTCGTTTAGCTTGGGATATGCCGCCTTCTGATCCTCTTATTAATCAACCTCctaaggtttttttttcaattttttattttagtgaattttgtattttttttttatcaatttattaaatgtttattATTGTGAATTTTAATATCTGGATTAAGTTTATGTTAATTTTTGTAACTCtagctatttttgttttttaagtttttgagtaattttgttttttttaaatttatttgtaaaatGATGAGACTTTTAGATCTGTATATAAGATATTAGATTAAATGAAATGAAGTTTAATTGAAATGaattaaatataacaaaaatgaaataaatgtgtTGAAtctaattgtgtttttataattttgttattagGTATGATATATGTCATACGATTTTGCAAATTATcatgaaattttttataatatatatatatatatatatatatatatatatatatatatatatatatatatatgtatattaaaattAGGATTCATTATGAGTTATGACCTCAGGATCAATATCTAGCTTTCCttagaatatatatagatctgCACATAATTTAACAGATTCAAATGTTACAAGTATTATGTTTAGATTTAATGCtatgtttatttagttaaatttaTCGACTTCCAtcgatttttttgtaaaattctacatattaaaaattatgcataaaatcaggattaaaatgattaaattgATCGGTTTATGGATCTGCAATTCTGCATGGAATTGAACTACTGAGTTTAAGTGTTTCAACCGGATTAGCTTAATTTTTATCTTTAGCTGCTTTTGTCAaataatatatctattaaaataaaagattattgctgattttattttaaataatctGATTTAGgagaagtatattttttttttcatacaatGGTTATTGGTTAGATCTATATTATATGTAATGTTATGAAGTCTGTTAATGCTAATGTGTTAAATGCTTGTTTGTAAATTCAGGTACTTCCGACATTATACTGCAGGCAGGAGTTTATGAATGGGGCGGTTCCCGTTTTTTCTTATTCTTCAATATATTATAAAGGGATACCGCACAATGGTTCCCCTCCGTGGAGACCGGATGACAAAGAAGGCCATTACATGTTTGCGATAGGAGAGAATATAACTCCTCGATGTAAGTGGACTGCAGTTGCTTAATAATTCTAGCTTTGTGATTGagatgtcttttttttttaacagcggaAGAGTTGTCCATTAGATGGccgttgtgtttttttttttaatgtgttacAATCTATGTGGTTATCACAAGCGTCTCTGCatgaaatttgaaaaaccttttaGGACTTCAAAAAAGTTGGTTCCTACTTGAACCTGACTAAAGCAGCTGAATTTAAATTAGAGAAACTTTTTGAAACTTAAATTGGTTAGCTTTCAGGTTGCTGCTTATAAACTTTTtatgtaattgtaatttttgTAGGATTTCAGTTTTTTTTCTATGATTAATTATTTCTATACATCATGTGTTAATGAtgctttgtgtttttttaattgcaGATAGGATCTTGAGTAAAATGGGTGAAGGTTAGCTATAGTCTAGTATTCTGCATCTCCAATAAAATATTCTACAATTATCTTTCAAACATGATTTTTGTTAGTCTTGTAATGATTAACGTTTAATGTTCACTTTGAAATAAACATAGGTACTTTTGGGCAAGTTTTGGAGTGTTTAGACAATGAAAAGAAAGAACCTGTAGCAATTAAAATAGTTCGTTCAATAAGCAAGTATCGTGAAGCTGCTATGATTGAGATTGATGTGTTACAGAAGCTTGCACGGCATGATATTGGTGGCTCACGGTATGtacctctttcttttcttttagattGTTGGTTGTAGAAATTAAAGTGATGGTGGTGTAAGCGGTTTTATTTTTGCAGTTGTGTGCAAATACGGAATTGGTTTGACTATCGTaatcatatttgtattgtaAGTATTCAATGGTGTTTGAAATTTGTCTAATTTGCAATGGAAATGGCGTTATGTCATGCTTGGATTTCCTGTGAGTTAAAAACTTGCGGATCGGTTTAAATGGTCTTAACAGGTTTTTGAGAAGCTTGGTCCAAGCTTATACGATTTTCTTCGCAAAAACAACTACCGTTCATTTCCCATTGATCTTGTTCGGGAGTTTGGAAGACAACTTTTGGAATCTGTGGCATGTGTGTGCAAAAACTTGTACCATtactgttttttgttttatgtatatgACTATAttctttctatatttttacATGCGAGTTGCGTCTATTTTACATCCTTATGCTATTTAGATACTCATATCACCTTTAATAGTGAATTTTTGTCGTGTTATGTTTCTTGTTGTTGGTTCCATCTATCAGTGGCATGATCAACCTTTTCTCTTCTGGTTGTCTAATTTGCACTGCATCTTTTCCTTGTAGTTATGCATGATCTACGCCTTATACATACCGATCTAAAACCAGAAAACATTCTTCTGGTTTCATCAGAGTATATCAAGGTGCCGGATTATAAGGTATGGTATGATAAATATACGAGTTATTCGAAATTTTGGAACTGTGTCTGAGATATGAGTGTTTGCTCATTGGTAGAGCATGGTCATTGCCTTgctaataaaattttaaaattttctcaTTAAGGTCCTCTACATGGACCGCTTATGCATGCATGTTGATGATGATAGACAACCTATGGATGCatgctttttttgttttcttcttaaAAGCTGCATGCATCTTTTATGTAGTTCAGTAGGTCCTACTTGgaaataatgatttt is drawn from Erigeron canadensis isolate Cc75 chromosome 9, C_canadensis_v1, whole genome shotgun sequence and contains these coding sequences:
- the LOC122582164 gene encoding kinesin-like protein KIN-5B, which translates into the protein MDYKRSTSSMTPDHSGKVGVGMGAAPLPFYTPRPERRRPVDSRSIDWGSSNKNDKDRGEVNIQVLLRCRPLSDEEQKCNVPKVITCNEHKREVSILQNVANKQVDKMFTFDKVFGPKAQQRSIYDQAIFPIVNEVLEGFNCTVFAYGQTGTGKTYTMEGGMRNKGGELPAEAGVIPRAVRQIFDTLEAQNADYSMKVTFLELYNEEIVDLLTTEDYSRSFEERQKKPISLMEDGKGCVLVRGLEEEAVYSANDIYNLLERGAAKRRTADTLLNKRSSRSHSVFTITVHIKQATIGSEELIKYGKLNLVDLAGSENISRSGARDGRAREAGEINKSLLTLGRVINALVEHSGHVPYRDSKLTRLLRDSLGGKTKTCIIATVSPSAHCLEETLSTLDYAHRAKNIKNKPEANQKMSKAMLLKDMYLEIEKMKQDLRAAREKNGVYIPHERFAQDEAEKKLKNEKIEQLEIDLNISDKEVNRYRELYESEQEKRLNLESDLKDCKANLENSNKALLDIQEKHREVVLVLKKKEHFISKLLDSENCLVDHAKGLRNKLQDASEDMTVLFSKIDHKSKLEVENNGLLLSFGCQLDHNLKDLQEVVFSSVSQQQQQMRCMDEHISLFLDSKHEKTQVLESRIKNITDTYTSGMTALKELVDSLQLKNSFDLVHIKSRISEHIIEVENIFAKAVMEAKNATSDIQNSIAEQKQMLIFSAQQHDEGLHRSLVSAHEISMATIESFRNLRQQATKLMATLEENHITRSHQLTSFEKTFKEDAAREEQLAIENISAILRNLTAKQTSRVSEASQNIHDMSSQYNTMLLQDVSNVIQVSEDGTVEMKEYFEKAKTHFTEDMFVSTENRALVENCLEECTNKVEKSLGHWNNTKFAINRLNESNMEETESFIRETILVNNLRSEEIAATHVSVDAKFQLETSDLKSSVNDSLMLDQEMKREFDSISKICTDHLTSLKDKHSDRTRSMLNQAECLKKDYRVDHDSSPIKHEIDVPSLTSIEAMRTPAFEGLLAATEIASENRQIYVEHGSKAKNHQRLSSGSPNRSPFTDVN
- the LOC122582239 gene encoding serine/threonine-protein kinase AFC1, yielding METQRIMEFPHKIMDKRPRKRPRLAWDMPPSDPLINQPPKVLPTLYCRQEFMNGAVPVFSYSSIYYKGIPHNGSPPWRPDDKEGHYMFAIGENITPRYRILSKMGEGTFGQVLECLDNEKKEPVAIKIVRSISKYREAAMIEIDVLQKLARHDIGGSRCVQIRNWFDYRNHICIVFEKLGPSLYDFLRKNNYRSFPIDLVREFGRQLLESVAFMHDLRLIHTDLKPENILLVSSEYIKVPDYKFLSRSGKEGSYFKNLPKTSAIKLIDFGSTTFEHQDHSYVVSTRHYRAPEVILGLGWNYACDLWSVGCILVELCSGEALFQTHENMEHLAMMERVLGPLPPHMIMRADRRSEKYFRRDARLDWPEGATSRESMRAVWKLPRLQNLVMQHVDHSAGVLIDLLQGLLRFDPSERLKAREALRHPFFTRDIRRYGYPL